From Rhodamnia argentea isolate NSW1041297 chromosome 10, ASM2092103v1, whole genome shotgun sequence, a single genomic window includes:
- the LOC115733338 gene encoding transcription factor bHLH60-like isoform X5, with protein sequence MEPTALTLAGSTDAALESFLNEEIRHLIAPPPESANSFTALLGLPRTRAIELLHSPETPNSPGVAVSGNPTRPYFNCLGDGGGGFAFAADSELVVPAARYSVFAGEKNDSLETSSQKVKNEPLTESDSNHNSSSQPLVSDPTVENKGQRPPKRKDREKKGKASAKKSKNESSEVAEELPYVHVRARRGQATDSHSLAERARREKINARMKLLQELVPGCSKVALLGTWCIDKPQQHSEGSEISGTATVLDEIINHVQSLQRQVEKAIRCCGIWNFISLGQSVCIVDYTFRNFKRS encoded by the exons ATGGAGCCGACAGCTCTAACCCTAGCCGGATCCACCGACGCCGCGCTGGAGTCGTTCCTCAACGAGGAAATCCGGCACCTGATAGCTCCGCCGCCGGAGAGCGCCAATTCCTTCACGGCGCTCCTCGGGCTCCCTCGGACTCGGGCCATCGAGCTCCTCCACTCGCCGGAAACGCCAAATTCTCCGGGCGTCGCCGTCTCTGGCAACCCCACGAGGCCGTACTTCAACTGCCTCggtgacggcggcggcggcttcgCTTTTGCCGCGGACTCTGAACTCGTAGTGCCCGCTGCGAGGTACTCCGTCTTCGCCGGAGAGAAGAACGACTCTCTGGAGACCAGCTCACAGAAGGTGAAGAACGAGCCCTTGACGGAGTCCGACTCGAACCACAACTCGTCGTCGCAGCCGTTAGTGTCTGATCCGACGGTGGAAAACAAGGGGCAGAGGCCGCCCAAGAGGAAAGACCGAGAGAAGAAG GGGAAAGCGTCGGcgaaaaagagcaaaaatgagaGCTCCGAAGTTGCAGAGGAGCTTCCTTATGTCCACGTCCGAGCTCGTCGCGGTCAAGCCACTGATAGCCATAGCTTAGCAGAGAGG gcgagaagagagaaaataaatgcTCGGATGAAGCTGCTACAAGAGCTCGTCCCTGGTTGCAGCAAG GTAGCTTTACTTGGTACATGGTGTATAGATAAACCTCAACAACATTCTGAAGGTAGCGAG ATATCCGGTACAGCTACGgtgttggatgaaatcatcaATCATGTGCAATCTTTACAACGCCAAGTTGAG AAAGCAATAAGGTGCTGTGGCATATGGAACTTCATAAGCCTCGGACAAAGTGTGTGCATTGTTGATTATACGTTCCGGAATTTTAAAAGATCATGA
- the LOC115733349 gene encoding uncharacterized protein LOC115733349: protein MPSAAKPLTTVTAALRRRLFSSSSGPSRWATPGHEERPKGYLLNRTPPPAGQSRKWEDWELPCYITSFLTIVILGVGLNAKPDLTIETWAHQKALERLQMEQQQMGESD from the coding sequence ATGCCGAGTGCAGCGAAACCCTTGACGACGGTGACCGCCGCTCTCCGCCGCCGGCTTTTCTCATCCTCGTCCGGACCTAGCCGGTGGGCGACGCCGGGCCACGAGGAACGTCCTAAGGGCTACCTCTTGAACCGGACTCCGCCGCCGGCCGGCCAATCTCGCAAGTGGGAGGACTGGGAGCTTCCGTGCTACATCACCAGCTTCCTGACGATCGTGATCCTCGGCGTGGGGCTCAACGCTAAGCCCGATCTCACCATCGAGACCTGGGCCCACCAGAAGGCCCTCGAGCGGCTGCAGATGGAGCAGCAACAGATGGGTGAATCTGACTGA
- the LOC115733338 gene encoding transcription factor bHLH48-like isoform X1, with protein MEPTALTLAGSTDAALESFLNEEIRHLIAPPPESANSFTALLGLPRTRAIELLHSPETPNSPGVAVSGNPTRPYFNCLGDGGGGFAFAADSELVVPAARYSVFAGEKNDSLETSSQKVKNEPLTESDSNHNSSSQPLVSDPTVENKGQRPPKRKDREKKGKASAKKSKNESSEVAEELPYVHVRARRGQATDSHSLAERARREKINARMKLLQELVPGCSKVALLGTWCIDKPQQHSEGSEISGTATVLDEIINHVQSLQRQVELLSMRLAAVNPRVDFNMDSIFAAENVSLVESNFPSMVMPLMWPDVQVNGSRQQYHQQWQFNSLPPPVWGREQDNHNYVTPENSLLSYDSPANSGFPICRTKSFFISPLQRLCTQEPPKMEL; from the exons ATGGAGCCGACAGCTCTAACCCTAGCCGGATCCACCGACGCCGCGCTGGAGTCGTTCCTCAACGAGGAAATCCGGCACCTGATAGCTCCGCCGCCGGAGAGCGCCAATTCCTTCACGGCGCTCCTCGGGCTCCCTCGGACTCGGGCCATCGAGCTCCTCCACTCGCCGGAAACGCCAAATTCTCCGGGCGTCGCCGTCTCTGGCAACCCCACGAGGCCGTACTTCAACTGCCTCggtgacggcggcggcggcttcgCTTTTGCCGCGGACTCTGAACTCGTAGTGCCCGCTGCGAGGTACTCCGTCTTCGCCGGAGAGAAGAACGACTCTCTGGAGACCAGCTCACAGAAGGTGAAGAACGAGCCCTTGACGGAGTCCGACTCGAACCACAACTCGTCGTCGCAGCCGTTAGTGTCTGATCCGACGGTGGAAAACAAGGGGCAGAGGCCGCCCAAGAGGAAAGACCGAGAGAAGAAG GGGAAAGCGTCGGcgaaaaagagcaaaaatgagaGCTCCGAAGTTGCAGAGGAGCTTCCTTATGTCCACGTCCGAGCTCGTCGCGGTCAAGCCACTGATAGCCATAGCTTAGCAGAGAGG gcgagaagagagaaaataaatgcTCGGATGAAGCTGCTACAAGAGCTCGTCCCTGGTTGCAGCAAG GTAGCTTTACTTGGTACATGGTGTATAGATAAACCTCAACAACATTCTGAAGGTAGCGAG ATATCCGGTACAGCTACGgtgttggatgaaatcatcaATCATGTGCAATCTTTACAACGCCAAGTTGAG CTACTGTCAATGAGACTTGCGGCAGTTAACCCAAGGGTCGATTTCAACATGGATAGCATTTTTGCAGCAGAA AACGTGTCTCTGGTAGAGAGTAATTTTCCCAGCATGGTTATGCCGCTCATGTGGCCTGACGTCCAGGTTAATGGAAGCAGACAGCAGTACCACCAGCAATGGCAGTTTAATTCGCTTCCGCCGCCAGTTTGGGGAAGGGAACAAGACAATCATAATTATGTCACCCCAGAGAATTCTCTATTGAGTTACGATTCTCCAGCAAATTCAG GATTCCCAATTTGTCGGACTAAGTCCTTTTTCATCTCTCCTTTGCAGCGTCTTTGCACTCAAGAGCCACCGAAAATGGAGCTATGA
- the LOC115733321 gene encoding putative pentatricopeptide repeat-containing protein At3g13770, mitochondrial gives MLTKATFCAHQPMQLSRCLSNALARQTACPSVLQNPPKSDTLRSGGCLREALLEMAIQGPEMVFAGYVTLLDECVDKRALRGGQRVHAHMIKTCYLPPIYLWTRLIVFYTKLGLLGDARRVLDEMPLRNVVSWTAMISAYSQKGYASEALDLFQQMLRSETEPNEFTFATILATCTGMSGFQLGWQVHSLVIKNNYESHIFVGSSLLDMYAKAGKIHEAREVFECLPERDVVSCTAIISGYAQLGIDEEAIELFSRLQREGMDPNYVTYASVLTALSGLAALNHGRQVHGHVLRREVPFYVVLQNSLIDMYSKCGSVTYARRVFNSMSERTVITWNAMLVGYSKHGMGRQVVELFEFMRKEKKVKPDSVTLLAVLSGCSHGGLEERGLQLYREIINGEHGVQPEMEHYGCVIDMLGRAGQLQEAFEHIQQMPFEPTPAIWGSLLGACRVHSNVDIGELVGRKLLELEPENAGNYVILSNLYATAGRWEDVRNLRHLMKEKAVIKEPGRSWVELDQVLHTFHASDRFHPRRGEVFEKVKDLSLKIKALGYVPELSCALYDVDDEQKEKILLGHSEKLALAFGLMASAEGVPVRVIKNLRICVDCHNFAKFVSKLYAREISLRDKNRFHHIVNGICTCGDYW, from the exons ATGCTGACAAAGGCGACGTTTTGTGCCCATCAACCCATGCAGCTCTCTCGCTGCTTGTCCAACGCACTTGCCCGCCAAACGGCGTGCCCCTCCGTCCTCCAAAATCCCCCAAAGTCAGATACTTTACGTTCCGGTGGTTGTTTGAGGGAGGCGTTGCTGGAGATGGCCATTCAAGGCCCTGAAATGGTTTTTGCAGGATACGTGACACTCTTGGACGAGTGCGTGGATAAGAGGGCGTTGAGAGGAGGCCAAAGAGTCCATGCCCATATGATCAAGACTTGCTATCTCCCGCCAATCTATCTCTGGACTCGGCTTATTGTTTTCTACACCAAGCTTGGGCTTTTGGGTGATGCGCGCCGGGTGCTCGACGAAATGCCACTCCGGAATGTGGTCTCTTGGACGGCCATGATTTCAGCTTATTCCCAGAAAGGGTATGCCTCCGAAGCTCTGGATCTTTTTCAGCAGATGTTGAGATCAG AGACAGAGCCAAATGAGTTTACGTTCGCCACAATTCTTGCTACATGCACGGGGATGTCGGGTTTTCAGTTGGGATGGCAAGTCCACTCTTTAGTCATTAAGAATAATTATGAATCCCACATATTTGTCGGGAGCTCACTCCTTGACATGTATGCCAAGGCTGGCAAAATCCATGAAGCACGAGAAGTATTTGAGTGCTTGCctgaaagggatgttgtttcTTGTACTGCTATAATCTCTGGTTATGCTCAGTTAGGTATTGATGAAGAGGCCATTGAATTATTTAGTAGGTTGCAGAGAGAAGGAATGGATCCGAATTATGTTACTTATGCAAGTGTCTTGACTGCTTTGTCCGGGCTTGCCGCATTGAATCATGGCAGGCAGGTCCACGGCCATGTCCTTAGGCGTGAAGTCCCCTTTTACGTTGTTCTGCAGAATTCTCTCATAGACATGTACTCAAAATGTGGAAGTGTTACCTATGCAAGACGAGTTTTCAATAGCATGTCTGAGAGAACTGTCATCACATGGAATGCTATGCTTGTGGGTTACAGCAAACATGGGATGGGGAGACAGGTCGTTGAGCTTTTTGAAttcatgagaaaagaaaaaaaagttaagccTGATAGTGTCACACTCTTGGCAGTTTTATCTGGCTGCAGTCATGGGGGATTGGAAGAAAGAGGGCTTCAGCTTTACCGTGAGATTATAAATGGGGAACATGGAGTTCAACCAGAGATGGAGCACTACGGGTGTGTAATTGACATGCTTGGGCGTGCTGGTCAGCTGCAAGAGGCTTTTGAACATATACAACAGATGCCTTTTGAGCCGACTCCTGCTATTTGGGGTTCACTTTTAGGTGCTTGTAGGGTTCACTCTAATGTTGACATTGGTGAACTTGTTGGCCGTAAGCTTCTTGAACTTGAGCCTGAAAATGCTGGGAATTATGTGATTCTTTCTAATTTATATGCTACAGCGGGAAGGTGGGAAGATGTAAGAAACCTGAGGCATTTGATGAAGGAGAAGGCGGTGATAAAGGAGCCGGGAAGGAGCTGGGTGGAGCTTGACCAGGTGCTTCACACTTTTCATGCCAGTGATCGTTTTCATCCAAGAAGGGGGGAGGTTTTTGAGAAGGTAAAGGATTTATCGCTCAAGATAAAAGCATTGGGTTATGTTCCTGAGTTGAGTTGTGCTCTTTACGATGTGGACGATGAACAGAAGGAGAAGATACTTCTTGGTCACAGTGAAAAGCTGGCCTTGGCCTTTGGATTGATGGCTAGTGCTGAAGGAGTTCCAGTCCGGGTCATAAAGAACCTTCGGATTTGTGTTGACTGCCATAACTTTGCCAAATTTGTCTCGAAGCTATATGCAAGGGAAATTTCTTTGAGGGACAAAAATCGCTTCCACCATATTGTGAATGGCATCTGTACTTGTGGAGACTACTGGTGA
- the LOC115733338 gene encoding transcription factor bHLH48-like isoform X2, whose product MEPTALTLAGSTDAALESFLNEEIRHLIAPPPESANSFTALLGLPRTRAIELLHSPETPNSPGVAVSGNPTRPYFNCLGDGGGGFAFAADSELVVPAARYSVFAGEKNDSLETSSQKVKNEPLTESDSNHNSSSQPLVSDPTVENKGQRPPKRKDREKKGKASAKKSKNESSEVAEELPYVHVRARRGQATDSHSLAERARREKINARMKLLQELVPGCSKVALLGTWCIDKPQQHSEGSEISGTATVLDEIINHVQSLQRQVELLSMRLAAVNPRVDFNMDSIFAAENVSLVESNFPSMVMPLMWPDVQVNGSRQQYHQQWQFNSLPPPVWGREQDNHNYVTPENSLLSYDSPANSASLHSRATENGAMKVD is encoded by the exons ATGGAGCCGACAGCTCTAACCCTAGCCGGATCCACCGACGCCGCGCTGGAGTCGTTCCTCAACGAGGAAATCCGGCACCTGATAGCTCCGCCGCCGGAGAGCGCCAATTCCTTCACGGCGCTCCTCGGGCTCCCTCGGACTCGGGCCATCGAGCTCCTCCACTCGCCGGAAACGCCAAATTCTCCGGGCGTCGCCGTCTCTGGCAACCCCACGAGGCCGTACTTCAACTGCCTCggtgacggcggcggcggcttcgCTTTTGCCGCGGACTCTGAACTCGTAGTGCCCGCTGCGAGGTACTCCGTCTTCGCCGGAGAGAAGAACGACTCTCTGGAGACCAGCTCACAGAAGGTGAAGAACGAGCCCTTGACGGAGTCCGACTCGAACCACAACTCGTCGTCGCAGCCGTTAGTGTCTGATCCGACGGTGGAAAACAAGGGGCAGAGGCCGCCCAAGAGGAAAGACCGAGAGAAGAAG GGGAAAGCGTCGGcgaaaaagagcaaaaatgagaGCTCCGAAGTTGCAGAGGAGCTTCCTTATGTCCACGTCCGAGCTCGTCGCGGTCAAGCCACTGATAGCCATAGCTTAGCAGAGAGG gcgagaagagagaaaataaatgcTCGGATGAAGCTGCTACAAGAGCTCGTCCCTGGTTGCAGCAAG GTAGCTTTACTTGGTACATGGTGTATAGATAAACCTCAACAACATTCTGAAGGTAGCGAG ATATCCGGTACAGCTACGgtgttggatgaaatcatcaATCATGTGCAATCTTTACAACGCCAAGTTGAG CTACTGTCAATGAGACTTGCGGCAGTTAACCCAAGGGTCGATTTCAACATGGATAGCATTTTTGCAGCAGAA AACGTGTCTCTGGTAGAGAGTAATTTTCCCAGCATGGTTATGCCGCTCATGTGGCCTGACGTCCAGGTTAATGGAAGCAGACAGCAGTACCACCAGCAATGGCAGTTTAATTCGCTTCCGCCGCCAGTTTGGGGAAGGGAACAAGACAATCATAATTATGTCACCCCAGAGAATTCTCTATTGAGTTACGATTCTCCAGCAAATTCAG CGTCTTTGCACTCAAGAGCCACCGAAAATGGAGCTATGAAGGTGGATTGA
- the LOC115733338 gene encoding transcription factor bHLH48-like isoform X3 has product MEPTALTLAGSTDAALESFLNEEIRHLIAPPPESANSFTALLGLPRTRAIELLHSPETPNSPGVAVSGNPTRPYFNCLGDGGGGFAFAADSELVVPAARYSVFAGEKNDSLETSSQKVKNEPLTESDSNHNSSSQPLVSDPTVENKGQRPPKRKDREKKGKASAKKSKNESSEVAEELPYVHVRARRGQATDSHSLAERARREKINARMKLLQELVPGCSKISGTATVLDEIINHVQSLQRQVELLSMRLAAVNPRVDFNMDSIFAAENVSLVESNFPSMVMPLMWPDVQVNGSRQQYHQQWQFNSLPPPVWGREQDNHNYVTPENSLLSYDSPANSGFPICRTKSFFISPLQRLCTQEPPKMEL; this is encoded by the exons ATGGAGCCGACAGCTCTAACCCTAGCCGGATCCACCGACGCCGCGCTGGAGTCGTTCCTCAACGAGGAAATCCGGCACCTGATAGCTCCGCCGCCGGAGAGCGCCAATTCCTTCACGGCGCTCCTCGGGCTCCCTCGGACTCGGGCCATCGAGCTCCTCCACTCGCCGGAAACGCCAAATTCTCCGGGCGTCGCCGTCTCTGGCAACCCCACGAGGCCGTACTTCAACTGCCTCggtgacggcggcggcggcttcgCTTTTGCCGCGGACTCTGAACTCGTAGTGCCCGCTGCGAGGTACTCCGTCTTCGCCGGAGAGAAGAACGACTCTCTGGAGACCAGCTCACAGAAGGTGAAGAACGAGCCCTTGACGGAGTCCGACTCGAACCACAACTCGTCGTCGCAGCCGTTAGTGTCTGATCCGACGGTGGAAAACAAGGGGCAGAGGCCGCCCAAGAGGAAAGACCGAGAGAAGAAG GGGAAAGCGTCGGcgaaaaagagcaaaaatgagaGCTCCGAAGTTGCAGAGGAGCTTCCTTATGTCCACGTCCGAGCTCGTCGCGGTCAAGCCACTGATAGCCATAGCTTAGCAGAGAGG gcgagaagagagaaaataaatgcTCGGATGAAGCTGCTACAAGAGCTCGTCCCTGGTTGCAGCAAG ATATCCGGTACAGCTACGgtgttggatgaaatcatcaATCATGTGCAATCTTTACAACGCCAAGTTGAG CTACTGTCAATGAGACTTGCGGCAGTTAACCCAAGGGTCGATTTCAACATGGATAGCATTTTTGCAGCAGAA AACGTGTCTCTGGTAGAGAGTAATTTTCCCAGCATGGTTATGCCGCTCATGTGGCCTGACGTCCAGGTTAATGGAAGCAGACAGCAGTACCACCAGCAATGGCAGTTTAATTCGCTTCCGCCGCCAGTTTGGGGAAGGGAACAAGACAATCATAATTATGTCACCCCAGAGAATTCTCTATTGAGTTACGATTCTCCAGCAAATTCAG GATTCCCAATTTGTCGGACTAAGTCCTTTTTCATCTCTCCTTTGCAGCGTCTTTGCACTCAAGAGCCACCGAAAATGGAGCTATGA
- the LOC115733338 gene encoding transcription factor bHLH60-like isoform X4, translating into MEPTALTLAGSTDAALESFLNEEIRHLIAPPPESANSFTALLGLPRTRAIELLHSPETPNSPGVAVSGNPTRPYFNCLGDGGGGFAFAADSELVVPAARYSVFAGEKNDSLETSSQKVKNEPLTESDSNHNSSSQPLVSDPTVENKGQRPPKRKDREKKGKASAKKSKNESSEVAEELPYVHVRARRGQATDSHSLAERARREKINARMKLLQELVPGCSKLLSMRLAAVNPRVDFNMDSIFAAENVSLVESNFPSMVMPLMWPDVQVNGSRQQYHQQWQFNSLPPPVWGREQDNHNYVTPENSLLSYDSPANSGFPICRTKSFFISPLQRLCTQEPPKMEL; encoded by the exons ATGGAGCCGACAGCTCTAACCCTAGCCGGATCCACCGACGCCGCGCTGGAGTCGTTCCTCAACGAGGAAATCCGGCACCTGATAGCTCCGCCGCCGGAGAGCGCCAATTCCTTCACGGCGCTCCTCGGGCTCCCTCGGACTCGGGCCATCGAGCTCCTCCACTCGCCGGAAACGCCAAATTCTCCGGGCGTCGCCGTCTCTGGCAACCCCACGAGGCCGTACTTCAACTGCCTCggtgacggcggcggcggcttcgCTTTTGCCGCGGACTCTGAACTCGTAGTGCCCGCTGCGAGGTACTCCGTCTTCGCCGGAGAGAAGAACGACTCTCTGGAGACCAGCTCACAGAAGGTGAAGAACGAGCCCTTGACGGAGTCCGACTCGAACCACAACTCGTCGTCGCAGCCGTTAGTGTCTGATCCGACGGTGGAAAACAAGGGGCAGAGGCCGCCCAAGAGGAAAGACCGAGAGAAGAAG GGGAAAGCGTCGGcgaaaaagagcaaaaatgagaGCTCCGAAGTTGCAGAGGAGCTTCCTTATGTCCACGTCCGAGCTCGTCGCGGTCAAGCCACTGATAGCCATAGCTTAGCAGAGAGG gcgagaagagagaaaataaatgcTCGGATGAAGCTGCTACAAGAGCTCGTCCCTGGTTGCAGCAAG CTACTGTCAATGAGACTTGCGGCAGTTAACCCAAGGGTCGATTTCAACATGGATAGCATTTTTGCAGCAGAA AACGTGTCTCTGGTAGAGAGTAATTTTCCCAGCATGGTTATGCCGCTCATGTGGCCTGACGTCCAGGTTAATGGAAGCAGACAGCAGTACCACCAGCAATGGCAGTTTAATTCGCTTCCGCCGCCAGTTTGGGGAAGGGAACAAGACAATCATAATTATGTCACCCCAGAGAATTCTCTATTGAGTTACGATTCTCCAGCAAATTCAG GATTCCCAATTTGTCGGACTAAGTCCTTTTTCATCTCTCCTTTGCAGCGTCTTTGCACTCAAGAGCCACCGAAAATGGAGCTATGA